The Malassezia japonica chromosome 5, complete sequence genome contains a region encoding:
- a CDS encoding uncharacterized protein (COG:G; EggNog:ENOG503NY3H), protein MSGVSVTLVRHASPSLSALPVAQAVGRALETSPLAAVYTSPEPECGQMAEILAEMNRKWASLLQGSHQTGMRDLDDLDIRASAAIETYLLPWLDTPGTAHVVMIASERVLHRILQTLMALHGKTLSSLQDPGMRTLAVHTARLVPGSYHQLLIGSQGGAESPCDVRVITLNETGHLSQAWPAPLPLSPISGTGSVLSPSSSEPSSPAVALPPVTLSSLSRSTVSSPLRSSDTPRPDAGARPQMYPTYTSSSPSPSRGRAGGSLISLPLGTRTTTTTPHAPRNIHLYDMSTMVRSMDKWDSVRSLSDPAANDSSDTIHSPLTTTRALDSGSIVRPNSTFPGGAMLGLGNLRSSDSYSTTSLGSPTQNYRASLPGPPSSTTLGVHTQASSGTPTLSNVSAFAQSLFGHHPSSGPSGTGGSDAMTIWQGLCVRLLPLFNGEALHTPIETMSDSADTFVHLLFERDPAQALPTLEDNVRRLANTGLLSVTNKLQGLEGMFLLQGLVKAWQSYYANVLPYIQACLFPLESSAAHLAYLDRIAQQSRRGTPADTNDPVAPSKGVQLRRILLVAFRDRVVLPIGEWLLSALESMDADPSPFFPRTRTAGNISKQLRPYLIQLMEKLRKSLTYSPAFSSGAESDSFLSPTLLRSLLPPATFSSRSSNLASPAAAESLV, encoded by the exons ATGAGCGGCGTGTCGGTGACGCTGGTGCGGCATGCGTCGCCCTCGCTGAGCG CACTGCCGGTGGCACAAGCCGTGGGTCGCGCTTTGGAAACGTCGCCCTTGGCCGCGGTGTACACCTCGCCCGAACCAGAGTGCGGCCAAATGGCAGAGATCCTTGCCGAGATGAACCGGA AATGGGCATCGCTTCTCCAAGGCTCGCACCAAACAGGGATGCGCGACTTGGACGACTTGGACATccgtgcgtcggcggcgatTGAGACCTATCTGCTCCCATGGCTCGACACGCCGGGCactgcgcacgtcgtcaTGATCGccagcgagcgcgtgctgcaTCGCATTCTGCAGACGCTCATGGCGCTGCATGGAAAGACGCTTTCAAGCCTGCAGGATCCAGGCATGCGCACACTTGCCGTGCACACCGCTCGTCTGGTGCCGGGCTCGTACCACCAGCTCTTGATTGGGTCACAAGGCGGTGCCGAGTCGCCGTGCGACGTGCGTGTCATTACCCTGAATGAGACGGGGCACCTATCGCAGGCATGGCCCGCGCCACTGCCCCTGTCGCCAATATCAGGCACTGGATCTGTCCTGTCGCCTAGCTCGTCCGAGCCTAGCTCGCCGGCCGTCGCTTTACCGCCGGTCACGCTGAGCTCCTTGTCACGCTCGACGGTCTCGTCgcctttgcgcagctccgACACCCCGCGTCCGGACGCAGGGGCACGGCCACAAATGTATCCCACGTATaccagctcctcgccgagccccAGTCGCGGACGGGCCGGCGGCAGCCTCATTTCCCTGCCGTTGGGCACGCGCAcaacgacgacgacgccgcaTGCGCCTCGTAACATCCATCTGTACGACATGTCGACCATGGTGCGCTCGATGGACAAATGGgactcggtgcgcagcctGAGTGACCCTGCGGCGAATGACAGCTCGGATACGATACACTCGCCATTGaccacgacgcgcgcgctaGATTCTGGGAGCATTGTGCGCCCCAACAGCACGTTTCCTGGCGGGGCCATGCTAGGCCTCGGCAatctgcgctcgagcgactcgtACAGCACGACAAGCCTCGGCTCACCGACGCAGAACTACCGCGCAAGTCTACCTGGACCCCCATCGAGCACCACGCTGGGGGTCCATACGCAGGCGTCGAGCGGGACACCGACGCTGAGCAACGTCAGCGCGTTTGCACAGAGCCTGTTTGGCCATCATCCGTCCAGCGGTCCGAGCGGAACGGGCGGCAGCGATGCCATGACGATCTGGCAGGGTCTCTGTGTCCGCCTACTCCCTTTGTTcaacggcgaggcgctccacACGCCGATCGAGACGATGAGCGACTCTGCCGATACGTTTGTGCACCTCCTCTTTGAGCGGGACCCGGCccaggcgctgccgacgctcgaggacaaTGTGCGGAGGCTGGCAAATACTGGCCTGCTGAGCGTGACCAACAAGCTGCAAGGCCTAGAGGGCATGTTCCTGCTGCAGGGCCTTGTCAAGGCGTGGCAGTCCTACTATGCCAATGTCCTTCCCTATATCCAGGCGTGCCTCTTTCCCCTCGAAAGCAGCGCGGCACACTTGGCGTACCTCGACCGCATTGCCCAGCAATCGCGACGGGGCACTCCCGCTGACACAAACGACCCTGTCGCGCCTAGCAAGGGCGTCCAACTGCGCCGGAtcctgctcgtcgcctTCCGTGATCGCGTGGTGTTGCCCATTGGCGAGTGGCTCCTTTCGGCGCTGGAGTCGATGGATGCGGACCCCAGCCCCTTTTTCCCGCGCACACGCACGGCAGGCAACATATCGAAGCAGTTGCGCCCCTACCTAATTCAACTCATGG AGAAGCTGCGCAAATCGCTGACCTACTCTCCGGCCTTTTCCTCGGGCGCAGAATCCGATTCCTTCCTGTCGCCCACACTGCTCCGGTCCCTGTTACCCCCCGCGACGTTtagctcgcgcagcagcaacCTGGCGTCGCCTGCTGCCGCCGAATCCCTTGTGTAA
- a CDS encoding peptide-methionine (S)-S-oxide reductase (COG:O; EggNog:ENOG503P2RD) — protein MSTASANKEVATFANGCFWGTEHIFKKHFADKGLLSAEVGYIGGDKKFTNPTYEEVCTGKTGHAEAAQLVFDPAQVQYADLVEFFYRSHDPTEENAQGPDRGTQYRSAIFAHTPEQERIAQKVTQVVQSMHFDKQAKRIVTQIQLVPESDFHRAESYHQEYLFNNPSGYHCPTHRLWW, from the exons ATGAGCACTGCTTCTGCGAACAAAGAGGTTGCGACCTTTGCAAATGGATGCTTCTGGGGCACAGAGCACATTTTTAAGAAGCACTTCGCCGACAAAGGCTTGCTCAGTGCCGAAGTCGGCTACATTGGTGGCGATAAAAAGTTCACCAATCCCACCTACGAAGAGGTGTGCACCGGAAAGACGGGTCATGCTGAagctgcgcagctcgtATTTGATCCT GCGCAAGTGCAGTACGCGGATCTCGTCGAGTTCTTCTACCGTTCCCACGACCCTACGGAGGAGAACGCCCAGGGGCCGGACCGTGGTACCCAGTACCGCAGTGCAATCTTTGCGCACACGCCCGAGCAGGAGCGTATCGCGCAAAAGGTCACGCAAGTAGTGCAGTCCATGCACTTCGACAAGCAGGCCAAGCGCATTGTGACACAGATCCAGCTGGTGCCCGAGAGCGATTT ccaccgcgccgagtccTACCACCAAGAGTACCTCTTCAATAACCCCAGTGGCTACCACTGCCCCACCCACCGCCTCTGGTGGTAG
- a CDS encoding E2 ubiquitin-conjugating enzyme (COG:O; TransMembrane:1 (i289-309o); EggNog:ENOG503NUDC), with protein sequence MSKKNASSVKRIMSELKELESNESSEYRAMPTEDNLFEWHFTLRGPKDTVYEQGMYHGKILLPTEYPFRPPDVLFLTPNGRYEVDTKICLTFTGFHEESWQPAWGIRTALLGVQALMTSKADESGTGAVVMPGEDRKKLAAQSKAWTCPLCKCTNGEFLPCERSEMPETSQTTDEPKEDKAIEASPAPVPQFNAEPSAKEKEPAKDAESQENTAHAEKAEEASTAPLQTTEPGTVTATSVTTQVTAVPAETLDTNAPPISGATAPPSVPSGGLSMASACRAKIQTYDRILTVLDALLGVVCAMLVLWVLKNL encoded by the exons ATGAGCAAGAAAAATGCGTCGTCGGTGAAGCGGATCATGTCAGAACTCAAAGAGCTAGAAAGCAATGAGAGTTCTGAGTACCGTGCTATGCCTACTGAG GATAATCTGTTTGAATGGCACTTTACTCTGCGAGGGCCCAAGGACACGGTGTACGAGCAGGGCATGTACCACGGCAAGATTTTGTTGCCGACCGAGTACCCTTTTCGTCCGCCTGATGTCCTCTTTCTCACGCCCAACGGACGCTACGAAGTGGATACCAAG ATCTGTCTCACCTTTACCGGATTTCACGAGGAGTCGTGGCAGCCAGCATGGGGCATCCGCACGGCACTGCTAGGCGTTCAGGCTCTCATGACATCCAAGGCGGATGAGTCGGGCACCGGTGCAGTTGTCATGCCCGGCGAAGACCGCAAGAAGCTCGCTGCACA ATCCAAAGCATGGACCTGCCCACTGTGCAAATGCACCAATGGAGAGTTCCTTCCTTGCGAACGATCAGAGATGCCAGAGACGTCCCAAACGACAGATGAGCCGAAAGAAGACAAGGCGATCGAGGCTTCTCCAGCGCCCGTGCCCCAGTTTAATGCAGAGCCCTCGGCCAAGGAAAAGGAGCCTGCAAAAGATGCTGAATCACAAGAGAATACAGCTCATGCAGaaaaggccgaggaggcgtctaccgcgccgctgcagacCACGGAACCCGGCACGGTCACGGCGACGTCCGTCACAACTCAAGTCACGGCCGTACCGGCAGAGACTCTTGATACCAATGCTCCCCCAATTTCGGGTGCTACCGCTCCTCCCTCTGTGCCGTCTGGCGGTCTCAGCATGGCATCGGCCTGCCGCGCCAAGATCCAGACCTACGACCGGATCCTGACGGTgctggatgcgctgctgggcGTCGTATGTGCGATGCTGGTGCTGTGGGTTTTGAAAAACCTATAG
- a CDS encoding uncharacterized protein (EggNog:ENOG503NW0K; COG:Q), translating to MSATSTVDIPPWVPPMETKNEDFDWAPLHTLDLSEIKGENFDEIPPKVVEQVGRAFSEDGFLYAINHGLPWEKVLRQFAIGQYAFDGVTDAEKKRCLADMLNAGSFVGYKPMGHWQINGVKDRIEQLNFGSQTFTPEKRARFPEQMQPLIDEIHEFANFNHDVILRKILNVLSLVLKLPVDTLWNLSKEPEKRGLDLLRYALYRPPPKEDDQAVSGVRLQGHTDFNSVSILWSQPITSLEVLMPDNKWRMVRYRPNAIVLNLGDAMHFLSGGYLKQTIHRVVAPPEDQAHYNRLGLFYFALFNDDVPLNPLLDSPVVREAYKGRNFFAEREAQGLPPPTAGDWERMRVRAYGQGNSKKGSDGHDHEKIGGVDVTLYNNTESKNNQSLAPAQRTVAAN from the coding sequence ATGTCCGCCACCTCTACTGTCGACATCCCTCCCTGGGTGCCCCCCATGGAGACGAAGAACGAAGACTTTGACTGGGCGCCGCTTCATACTCTCGACCTTTCCGAGATCAAGGGTGAGAACTTTGACGAGATTCCCCCCAAGGTTGTGGAGCAGGTGGGTCGTGCTTTCTCGGAGGACGGCTTCTTGTACGCCATCAACCACGGTCTTCCCTGGGAGAAGGTTCTCCGCCAGTTTGCCATTGGCCAGTACGCGTTCGACGGTGTGACGGATGCGGAGAAGAAGCGCTGCCTTGCCGACATGCTTAACGCTGGCTCGTTCGTCGGATACAAGCCTATGGGCCACTGGCAGATCAACGGTGTGAAGGACCGCATTGAGCAGCTCAACTTTGGTTCGCAGACCTTTACGCCggagaagcgcgcgcgcttcccCGAGCAGATGCAGCCCCTGATTGATGAGATTCATGAGTTTGCCAATTTCAACCACGACGTGATTCTCCGCAAAATCCTCAACGTGCTCTCGCTTGTGCTCAAGCTGCCCGTTGACACCCTCTGGAACCTGTCTAAGGAGCCTGAAAAGCGCGGTCTTGACCTCCTCCGCTACGCTCTCTACCGTCCCCCGCCCAAGGAGGACGACCAGGCGGTGAGCGGTGTGCGTCTCCAGGGCCACACGGACTTCAACAGCGTGTCGATCCTCTGGTCGCAGCCCATCACTTCGCTTGAGGTGCTTATGCCTGACAACAAGTGGCGCATGGTCCGCTACCGCCCTAACGCCATTGTGCTGAACCTGGGCGACGCGATGCACTTCCTCTCGGGCGGCTACCTGAAGCAGACGATCCACCGCGTGGTTGCTCCTCCGGAGGACCAGGCGCATTACAACCGTCTTGGTCTCTTCTACTTTGCTCTCTTCAACGACGATGTGCCGCTGAACCCGCTGCTCGACTCGCCtgtcgtgcgcgaggcgtacaAGGGCCGCAACTtctttgccgagcgtgAGGCGCAGGgtctgccgccgcccactGCCGGTGACTGGGAGCGCATGCGTGTTCGTGCATACGGCCAGGGCAACTCGAAGAAGGGCTCTGACGGCCACGACCACGAGAAGATTGGCGGTGTGGATGTGACGCTGTACAACAACACCGAGAGCAAGAACAACCAGTCGCTGGCccctgcgcagcgcacggttGCTGCTAACTAG
- a CDS encoding uncharacterized protein (EggNog:ENOG503PBRV; COG:O), translating into MCQNLYLNSATDFCLWGPTGPKPQGIGDAERGVVSYCTKAGRGTRTIPDGTLKSVHFVKTPHYVQVSGTGNFENIFISAQGGGGELDPHGADELGNPIGGLVFSNAFGKGLMQVHEWLTLQNNFMDKETYCLRACPDGDSAYQYCKNIYDELGCNFNMPTTPDQLGVFESCEGDDAQIVGVYTNNGVVPHPQ; encoded by the exons ATGTGCCAAAACCTCTACCTGAACTCGGCTACGGACTTCTGTCTCTGGGGTCCCACGGGTCCCAAGCCGCAGGGCATCGGCGATGCAGAGCGCGGTGTCGTGAGCTACTGCACCAAGGCCGGTCGTGGCACGCGCACAATCCCCGATGGCACGCTCAAAAGCGTCCACTTTGTAAAGACCCCGCATTATGTACAGGTCAGCGGGACGGGCAACTTTGAGAACATCTTCATTTCTGCTcagggcggcggcggtgaaTTGGATCCCCATGGCGCCGATGAGCTGGGCAACCCGATTGGTGGTTTGGTTTTCTCCAATGCTTTTGGAAAGGGTCTGATGCAGGTGCATGAATGG CTAACACTTCAGAACAACTTTATGGACAAGGAGACGTATTGTCTGCGCGCGTGCCCGGATGGCGACTCTGCGTACCAGTACTGCAAGAACATTTACGACGAGCTGGGCTGCAACTTTAATATGCCCACGACGCCTGACCAGCTGGGCGTGTTTGAGTCTTGTGAAGGTGACGACGCCCAAATCGTTGGTGTATACACAAACAACGGTGTGGT CCCCCACCCGCAGTGA
- a CDS encoding uncharacterized protein (TransMembrane:2 (i62-79o91-109i); EggNog:ENOG503PAD9; COG:S) yields the protein MSAVATNQNRPRPKADTWTKEKRLPFPHFLIRWLDILPPAVDEVPQFKPTDKVPVYSELNQVPYLVPAALAPFIVRYVYWNFVEQSMPSHWTMWVFLFSYTLVFGAQFVRGLNRLARRYGYLDGGVGRDTIPYSQMGKVVVEVLAGLTLRPALAVILTYDPKAAPNLSLWLPVQLCVFTLVEDFYYYWLHRACHVGEGAWRFHRLHHTTKHPTSLLLGYADQIQECFDVVIVPFMAWLTFPLDFDTMTVWIIIHISIQIHGHSGLRLHYGTVLTGPFLRMFDLEIVGEDHDLHHRHGWKDSYNYGKQSRVWDSLFGTTGERIECRPDNLDYNKFI from the coding sequence ATGAGTGCGGTTGCAACGAACCAGAACCGTCCCCGTCCCAAGGCGGACACTTGGACAAAGGAGAAGAGGCTTCCCTTTCCTCATTTCCTTATCCGCTGGCTCGATATTCTCCCGCCCGCGGTTGATGAAGTGCCTCAATTCAAGCCTACTGATAAAGTTCCCGTGTATTCGGAACTGAACCAGGTTCCTTACTTGGTGCCTGCTGCCCTGGCGCCCTTCATTGTGCGCTATGTATACTGGAATTTTGTGGAGCAGTCGATGCCCAGCCACTGGACGATGTGGGTGTTCCTGTTTTCGTACACGCTCGTCTTTGGCGCCCAATTTGTGCGTGGCCTGAACCGTCTTGCGCGCCGTTATGGTTACCTGGATGGCGGCGTTGGCCGTGACACGATCCCCTACTCGCAGATGGGCAAGGTGGTCGTGGAGGTACTGGCTGGTCTTACGCTCCGTCCCGCCCTTGCGGTGATTTTGACCTACGACCCTAAGGCCGCGCCGAACCTGAGCCTTTGGCTGCCCGTTCAGCTCTGCGTGTTCACGCTCGTGGAAGACTTTTACTACTACTGGCTTCACCGTGCGTGCCATGTGGGCGAGGGAGCTTGGCGCTTCCACCGTCTGCACCATACCACCAAGCACCCCACGAGCCTGCTTCTTGGTTATGCCGACCAAATTCAGGAGTGCTTTGATGTGGTGATTGTCCCCTTCATGGCCTGGCTCACCTTCCCTCTTGACTTTGACACAATGACTGTTTGGATTATTATTCACATTTCGATTCAGATCCATGGCCACAGTGGTCTGCGTCTGCACTACGGCACCGTGCTTACCGGTCCCTTCCTTCGCATGTTTGACCTGGAAATTGTGGGAGAGGACCACGACCTTCACCACCGCCACGGTTGGAAGGACTCATACAACTATGGTAAGCAGTCCCGTGTCTGGGACTCGCTGTTTGGTACGACCGGCGAGCGTATCGAGTGTCGTCCGGACAACCTGGACTACAACAAATTTATTTAA
- a CDS encoding uncharacterized protein (EggNog:ENOG503P5T1; TransMembrane:2 (i52-76o88-107i)), whose amino-acid sequence MSSGWIHHSVYAILCVLWIRNRWSHCFDAAAIMEIPTWIMGIGVLNPKLRSYWAFTLSFLFTRVALHLLMLYSLVIPSGRWVDQGRPSWWPFVFASGALPMHLVWAYKSVRGLRKRMIKLAAEKKQRELERQSVIDEATKLLDSADELEERDALRSLGADISQTERKARARRLVSNAVYKLWYSAPQAWRKAYMDELDYCKQQGLDVSNIRRSTLVRRALGRQLLQGNKRGHNLPPVNEDDEDDLEDWMSVTSMSGPAPEQRQIPKGGRRVSLGKGININMPRELDPIFNGQNYIVSEFPVDQEASGTRRQRLMGQMRRRFEIARRDMVVF is encoded by the coding sequence ATGTCTAGCGGATGGATCCACCACTCGGTGTATGCCATCCTGTGTGTTTTGTGGATTCGCAACCGCTGGTCGCACTGCTTTGATGCTGCGGCCATCATGGAGATTCCGACGTGGATTATGGGTATCGGTGTACTGAACCCCAAGCTGCGCTCTTACTGGGCTTTCACGCTTTCCTTCCTGTTCACGCGTGTCGCATTGCACTTGCTAATGTTGTACTCTTTGGTGATTCCGTCGGGCAGGTGGGTCGACCAAGGGCGGCCGAGCTGGTGGCCGTTCGTGTTTGCCTCGGGTGCGCTTCCGATGCATCTCGTGTGGGCGTACAAGAGTGTTCGCGGCCTACGCAAGCGTATGATCAAGCTTGCCGCCGAAAagaagcagcgcgagctcgaaCGCCAGTCGGtcatcgacgaggcgaccAAGCTACTCGACAgtgccgacgagctcgaagagcgcgatgcgcttcgttcgctcggcgcggataTCTCGCAGacggagcgcaaggcccgcgcgcgtcgccttgtATCCAACGCGGTGTACAAGCTGTGGTACAGTGCACCGCAGGCGTGGCGCAAGGCGTACATGGACGAACTTGACTACTGCAAGCAGCAAGGACTCGACGTGTCTAATATCCGCCGCAGTACGCTCGTGCGTCGTGCGCTGGGCCGCCAGCTCCTGCAGGGCAACAAGCGCGGCCACAACCTTCCTCCCGTgaacgaggacgacgaagacgatCTCGAGGACTGGATGTCGGTTACATCCATGTCTGGACCTGCTCCGGAACAACGCCAAATTCCCAAGGGCGGACGCAGAGTGTCTCTGGGCAAGGGCATCAACATCAACATGccccgcgagctcgacccGATTTTCAACGGCCAAAACTACATCGTCAGCGAGTTCCCTGTGGACCAAGAAGCCAGTGGCACTCGCCGTCAGCGCCTGATGGGCCAgatgcgcaggcgcttTGAGATAGCACGCCGTGACATGGTGGTGTTCTGA
- a CDS encoding uncharacterized protein (EggNog:ENOG503NTX7; SECRETED:SignalP(1-19); BUSCO:EOG09260DUW; COG:U; COG:Y), with the protein MSNAAPAFGLAALLDTLAAATSTSDVATLQRANEQLDEWETDSSYWEALVHIALDRNTTSTHDDIRRLAIIRFKNGVLKYWRPRITRHGTVKISNEAKERIRSALLSVLHEPDRTVALQAAVAIAKIARIDYPGEWPNLIPLVREAIESAAHTIHEAAASNAGMDHTAPATLLLLRASDVLRQCLKEFETVRVLAGKMRMTELARALLPALQPTFEQLFQETFAVQGDRSVQAVVQWALVPGAHERIRASHLLFKVLQRLALADTGMISAQIQQSKGKGENLAYLFFVCTPRQLESITELRHFVVEAAPRHPELAPLASPLTKHMVVYAKFHLALIAKMHNKVASWPGWADVAWWYWSVLRSAAQSGAATALRKPEAASDDADAVPYPYRWLVLALVLLRTTLMAWRRNRPADTPFVGVQGAQFELDAVDVLLGTYLRLTPDDLARWEENAEEFAIEETQADPDLDIRPAAERLLMALSESCIRSVRAGVTSDMLPNVSETVFQRFEASASLDTRTLDAVLQRDAIYTALGLCRDQLDPNLTEDDEELGGASLGPHNINRMSDAIGTRFVPEALLGPPAVDATWVVMRRRIAWLLWEWSEHVFTETRPAVYGVLVQLLAKDPGRTDAAVQLAAARSLMALADTLEFDADTFEPFLGDALAGLVCLIADSDLTEVGSIRTVASTLSVLIERVGPRAVPYAPRLVQLVPMLWGHDDPEARAKPSILEFLSKLAAAIGPSLKDANDAVLQQLHATVAYVVRDSLTPALAPLLGYDALLLYVHTLQSTRHLSQELFTLAEVAVPLVLQPDYSPLVCRLWEELCLLVPIDALQHYGAAVYGALATLFADRDSPVVVAPLGAIECHLRALTAAERPEVLRYFVELLHSTNLFAMLLATLVRGEESAVIATQFVCVLSRLAYALPAPYFHELVRASAPTVAQTLHDMPKVQQCLQGGFAGGLWTLVLPDMIRRVENMATMRKMKITALGTANILRGATAAEDAPILALLPDMVGVWTDVLGQVVEDAEGNSTMYERELSPDRAFGNEDLEEELDLGLTGSGFGALEDTTPAARRSEELLARDPVVTEPLRPYISSALNTALADHPEHTQSGAILHQALASIDPMVLDVLHKDLVQPPVSS; encoded by the coding sequence ATGAGCaacgcagcgccggcctttgggctcgccgcgctgctggatACCCTCGCtgccgcgacgtcgacgtcggacgtggcgacgctgcagcgcgcaaACGAGCAGCTGGATGAATGGGAGACCGACTCATCGTACTgggaggcgctcgtgcacatTGCACTCGACCGGAATACCACGTCGACCCACGACGACATtcgccgcctcgccatCATCCGCTTCAAAAATGGCGTGCTGAAGTACTGGCGCCCGCGCATCACACGCCATGGTACCGTGAAGATATCGAAtgaggccaaggagcgcatcCGCTCAGCGCTCCTCAGCGTCCTGCACGAACCGGACCGGacggtcgcgctgcaggccgcCGTTGCCATCGCCAAGATTGCGCGCATCGATTACCCCGGCGAGTGGCCGAACCTGATTCCCCTTGTGCGCGAGGCTATCGAGTCCGCCGCGCACACCATCCACGAAGCGGCCGCATCGAACGCTGGGATGGACCAtacggcgccggcgacgctgcTCTTGCTGCGTGCCTCGGACGTGTTGCGGCAGTGCCTCAAGGAGTTTGAGACGGTGCGTGTGCTTGCAGGCAAGATGCGCATGACCGAGCTCGCACGCGCACTCCTCCCGGCGCTCCAGCCGACGTTTGAGCAGTTGTTCCAGGAAACGTTCGCCGTGCAGGGCGACCGCAGTGTGCAGGCCGTCGTGCAGTGGGCATTGGTGCCGGGTGCAcacgagcgcatccgcgcGAGCCACCTGCTCTTCAAGGtgctccagcgcctcgcacTGGCCGACACCGGCATGATCTCGGCGCAGATCCAGCAGAGCAAGGGCAAGGGCGAAAATCTCGCCTACCTCTTTTTTGTGTGCACGCCCCGCCAGCTCGAGAGCATCACGGAGCTGCGCCACTttgtcgtcgaggccgcgccgcgtcaTCCAGAGCTCGCACCACTTGCCTCGCCACTGACCAAGCACATGGTCGTCTACGCAAAGTTCCACCTCGCGCTCATCGCCAAGATGCACAACAAGGTCGCCAGCTGGCCGGGCTGGGCGGACGTTGCGTGGTGGTACTggagcgtgctgcgctccgcggcgcagagcggcgcggcgacggccctgcgcaagcccgaggcggcgtcCGACGACGCAGACGCGGTGCCGTACCCTTACCGCTGGCtcgtgcttgcgctcgtgctcctgcgcacgaCCCTTATGGCATGGCGCCGCAACCGTCCGGCAGACACGCCCTTTGTTGGCGTGCAGGGTGCGCAGTTTGAactcgacgcggtcgatGTCCTTCTCGGCACGTACCTGCGCCTCACCCCggacgacctcgcgcgctGGGAGGAGAACGCAGAAGAGTTTGCGATCGAAGAGACGCAGGCGGATCCTGACCTGGACATTCGgcccgctgccgagcgcctgctcatGGCGTTGTCCGAGTCGTGCATTCGCAGCGTGCGGGCGGGCGTCACGTCCGATATGCTCCCGAACGTCTCCGAGACGGTCTTTCAGCGCTTCGAGGCATCGGCAAGCTTGGAtacgcgcacgctcgatgcggtgcTCCAGCGCGATGCGATCTACACGGCGCTGGGCCTGTGCCGCGACCAGCTCGACCCTAATCTcaccgaggacgacgaggagctcggcggcgcgtcgcttgGGCCCCATAATATCAACCGCATGTCGGACGCAATCGGCACGCGCTTTGTCCCGGAAGCTCTGCTGGGCCCGCCGGCGGTGGATGCGACGTGGGTCgtgatgcgccgccgcatcgcgtGGCTCCTCTGGGAATGGAGTGAGCACGTCTTTACCGAGACACGCCCGGCCGTGTACGGCGTGCTTGtccagctcctcgccaAAGATCCGGGCCGCACCGACGCGGCAGTgcagctcgctgccgcgcgctcgctcaTGGCACTCGCCGATACGCTCGAGTTCGACGCGGACACCTTTGAGCCgttcctcggcgacgcactcgcTGGCCTCGTGTGCCTGATCGCCGATAGCGACCTCACCGAGGTGGGCAGCATTCGCACCGTCGCCTCGACGCTCTCAGTACTGATTGAGCGCGTGGGGCCGCGTGCCGTGCCGTATGCACCccgcctcgtgcagctTGTCCCAATGCTCTGGGGGCACGACGATCCGGAAGCGCGTGCCAAGCCAAGCATCCTCGAGTTCCTCAGCAAGCTTGCAGCGGCCATCGGGCCATCGCTCAAGGACGCAAACGACGCCGTGCTCCAGCAGCTGCATGCGACGGTCGCGTACGTTGTGCGCGATAGCCTCACGCCTGCGCTTGCACCGCTGCTTGGCtacgatgcgctgctgctctaCGTGCACACGCTGCAGTCCACGCGGCACCTCTCGCAGGAGCTTTttacgctcgccgaggtcgccgtgccgctcgtACTGCAGCCAGACTACTCGCCACTCGTGTGCCGCTTGTGGGAGGAGCTGTGTCTCTTGGTGCCCAtcgatgcgctccagcACTATGGTGCTGCAGTCtacggcgcgctcgcgacgctgtTTGCCGACCGGGATAGCCCAGTGGTCGTCGCACCGCTCGGTGCGATCGAGTGCCACTTGCGTGCGCTCACTGCAGCCGAGCGCcccgaggtgctgcgctACTTTGTCGAGCTCTTGCACAGCACCAACCTTTTTGCGATGctcctcgcgacgctggtGCGTGGCGAAGAGTCGGCGGTCATTGCGACGCAGTTTGTGTGTGTGCTGAGCCGCCTCGCGTACGCGCTCCCTGCGCCTTACTTCCACGAGCTGGtgcgtgcgagcgcgccgactgTCGCCCAGACGCTGCACGATATGCCCAAGGTGCAGCAGTGCCTGCAAGGCGGGTTCGCAGGCGGCCTCTGGACGCTCGTCCTTCCGGACATGATCCGACGCGTGGAAAACAtggcgacgatgcgcaaAATGAAGATCACTGCCTTGGGCACCGCAAACATCCTGCGGGGTGCGACCGCTGCCGAAGATGCACCgatccttgcgctgctgcctGATATGGTCGGCGTGTGGACCGACGTGCTGGGCCAGGTCGTGGAAGATGCGGAGGGGAACTCGACGATGTACGAACGCGAGCTCTCACCGGACCGTGCGTTTGGCAACGAGGACCTGGAAGAAGAGCTTGACTTGGGCCTGACGGGTTCGGgcttcggcgcgctcgaggacacgacgccggcagcacgccgctccgaagagctcctcgcgcgtgaCCCGGTGGTCACCGAGCCGCTCCGCCCATACATCTCGTCTGCGCTcaacacggcgctcgccgaccacCCAGAGCATACCCAGAGCGGTGCTATTTTGCACCAAGCGCTCGCAAGCATCGATCCTatggtgctcgacgtgctgcacAAGGACCTTGTCCAGCCGCCGGTGTCGAGCTAA